The Deinococcus aquiradiocola genome segment GACCCTGAAGGGCGTCACATTGCCCTGAACGGACGCATGCCCCATCATCCAGCCAAAACGTGCGCCCCCGACCACACGGGTCGGGGGCGCACGCCTTGCATCCTTACTTCTGGGCGTGAACGGCCAGCTTGATGGGGATGATGACTTCGGGGTGAGCGCGGTACGTGATGTCGTACTCGCCCACGTCCTTGAGGGTCTTGGGCATTTCGAGGCGGCGACGGTCGACGTCGAAGCCCTGCTGGGAGAGCGCTTCGGCGACGTCGGCGTGCGTGATCGCGCCGTAGATCTTGCCTTCGCCCGCACGGACGTGCAGGTTGAGCGTCAGGCCTTCCATCTGACCGGCGAGGCGCTCGGCTTCCGCCTTCTCCTTCGCGAGGGTCTTCTGGCGGGACTTGATGCGCGCCTCGAGGGTCTTCATGTTGGAGGCGCTGGCGGGGAGGGCCAGTTCGCGCGGGATGAGGTAGTTGCGGGCGTAGCCGTCCTTGACGGTCACGACGTCGCCCGTCTTGCCGAGGCGACCCGGTTCGAGGAGGATGACGTTCATTTACGCACCAGCTTCTCGGTGTAGGGCATCAGGGCGAGCTGGCGCGCGATCTTGATGGTCTGCGCGATGCGGCGCTGGTGCTTGGTGCTGAGGCCCGTGCGGCGGCGCGGCAGGATCTTGCCGGTGTCGCTCACGAAGCGGCGCAGCATCTTGACGTCCTTGTAGTCGGTGATTTCCAGCTCGCCGATGGCGAACGGGTCCACCTTGGGCTTGCGGGGACGCTTGGGTCCCTTGCCCCGGGGTTTACGCTCGGTCTGGGTCATGTGGGTGTTCCTTGTGCCTGCCGCCCCACGCCCCCTGGGTCAGTGACCCGGAGGGTGAGGGGGTTAAAAGGGCAGGTCTTCTTCCGGAGGAAAGTCCTGAAGGCCGCTGTCAATATCCAGCCCTGCCGAACGGGACCCCTGCTGCGTTCCAGCGTAGCTGGGTGCGGCCGCCCGCTGTTGCGGACGCGCGGCGCTCGCCGTGGCCTGACGGGGCGCTGCGGGGGTGGCTGCGGTTCCGGTGGCCGCGCCTCGGGCGAGGGCTTCGACTCTGGTCGCTTCTATCTTGGTACTGCTGCGTTTGTTGCCGTCCTTGTCTGTCCAGGACTCGTTGGTCAGGCGGCCGGTGATCATCACGGGGTCGCCCTTCTTGAGGTCCTTGGCGCTCTCGGCGAGGTCGCGCCACAGGGTCGCGTCCAGCCAGTGCACCTTCTCCTGCTTCTGACCCTGGCGGTCGTTCCAGGTTTCGTTCACGGCCATGCTCAGTCCCAGTACCGCGTCTCCGGCGGGGGTGTAGCGGAGGTCCGGTTCACGCGTCAGATTGCCGACCACCATCACCTGATTCATGCCACCGTGCATGCGGACGCCGCCTCCGGCATCCTGCGTGGTTTCCGGCTGGGTTCCCAGCGATTCCACACGCAGCGCCTTGACGCGCACCGCACTCCGTTTGCCGCCTTCGGGCGCGTCCCAGGACGAGTAGTCGAGCGAGCCTTCCACGAGCACCGGGTCACCGGCCTGCAGGTTCCGTTCGGCCTGCCATTCGGCGGGCTTGCCCAGAATGCTGATGCGGTGGTACCAGGGGAGCTGGCGGAGCTTGCCGTCCTGACCAGCGATGTGGTCTTCTCCGGCGATGGTGGCCTCGTAGACCGCCACGCCGCTGGGCGTGTAGCGAAGTTCGGGTTCGCGGGCGAGCGTGCCGATCAGATAAACGTGGTTCATGCCTCGGGCCATGGTTCGTGTCTCCTGTGTGGTTGGGCGAAAATGTGTACTTCGACGTTGCCGGCAATGGGCCCTTGCGGGGTGAGAACAGACTAGAACATCCGGCCTTTTATGTCAAGAGCGTAAACGCTTCCGGACAGTTCAGGCCTTCTTGGTCTTCCACTCCGGGCGGTCCTTGACCACCAGGACACGGCGGACGTGGTCGCGCAGGCGCAGGCTCGCGGCAATGCTGCCCTCGGGGTTCCCACTGGCCTTGATGGTGTACATCAGGTAGTAGCCCTCGCGGTCCTTGCTCACGGCGTAGGCGAGACGGCGGTTGCCGACCTCGTCCAGCTTGGAGATCTCGGCGCCGGCGTTCCGCACGGTGCTCTCGATGTACTCCTTCTCGGTCAGGACCTGCTCAGCGCTCAGGCTGGGGTTCAGGATCAGGTTCAGATCGTACTGGTTCATGTTTCACCTCTCTCGCATGCCACGGATTGACCCCCCCACCACCAGGGCGGAAACGGCCGTGCGGCACAAGTGCAAATTGTATCACACCCTTCCCGCCCGCACGAGAACCCCTACCGCCCCGTGCCCGGCACACCCCCAGACTGGGGCAGCGCGCGCGCCGACAGGGTGCGTCCCCGCATCCTCAGCAGACTGTTACAATGTCCACATGCCGCGAATCCTGGTGGTGGACGACGACGCCGCCATCCTGAAACTGGTGAGTGTCATTCTGGCCCGGGCCGGTCACGAGGTACGCACCTCCAGCCACCCGGTCGAAGCCCTCGACCTGCTTCAGGTGTTCACCCCCGAACTGATCATCAGTGACGTCGTCATGCCGTACATGACGGGCCTCGAATTCCTCGAAGAGGTCCGCAAACACGAGCGCTTCTCCGCGCTGCCCTTCATGCTGCTCTCCAGCCACGCCGAACGCGGCGACGTGCGGCGCGGCATGAACCTCGGCGCGGACGACTACCTCCCCAAACCCTTCACGCCACAGGACCTCACCACCGCCGTCGACGCCCGCATGCGCCGCGCGGGCCTCGGCCAGCAGGTCGGCAGCAGCATGGAAGCCAAAGGCCTCGGCACCGCGCAGGTCATCTGGAAAGGCCAGCCGGTCCAGTGGGTGTCCCGCAAGGCCCTCGAACTGTTCTTCTACCTGCTCGAACACAAGGACGTCAGCAGCTGGGAAGCCGCCGAAGCCCTCTGGCCCGAAAA includes the following:
- a CDS encoding single-stranded DNA-binding protein — translated: MARGMNHVYLIGTLAREPELRYTPSGVAVYEATIAGEDHIAGQDGKLRQLPWYHRISILGKPAEWQAERNLQAGDPVLVEGSLDYSSWDAPEGGKRSAVRVKALRVESLGTQPETTQDAGGGVRMHGGMNQVMVVGNLTREPDLRYTPAGDAVLGLSMAVNETWNDRQGQKQEKVHWLDATLWRDLAESAKDLKKGDPVMITGRLTNESWTDKDGNKRSSTKIEATRVEALARGAATGTAATPAAPRQATASAARPQQRAAAPSYAGTQQGSRSAGLDIDSGLQDFPPEEDLPF
- the rplI gene encoding 50S ribosomal protein L9, encoding MNVILLEPGRLGKTGDVVTVKDGYARNYLIPRELALPASASNMKTLEARIKSRQKTLAKEKAEAERLAGQMEGLTLNLHVRAGEGKIYGAITHADVAEALSQQGFDVDRRRLEMPKTLKDVGEYDITYRAHPEVIIPIKLAVHAQK
- the rpsF gene encoding 30S ribosomal protein S6, which translates into the protein MNQYDLNLILNPSLSAEQVLTEKEYIESTVRNAGAEISKLDEVGNRRLAYAVSKDREGYYLMYTIKASGNPEGSIAASLRLRDHVRRVLVVKDRPEWKTKKA
- a CDS encoding response regulator; this translates as MPRILVVDDDAAILKLVSVILARAGHEVRTSSHPVEALDLLQVFTPELIISDVVMPYMTGLEFLEEVRKHERFSALPFMLLSSHAERGDVRRGMNLGADDYLPKPFTPQDLTTAVDARMRRAGLGQQVGSSMEAKGLGTAQVIWKGQPVQWVSRKALELFFYLLEHKDVSSWEAAEALWPEKDEARASSLFHTTLHRLRKSLDNEAVSSSNRRYALSADLNPEYDVQRFELLAGQADQNRLGLEELRELVSLYGQFLPGVDSPWVDEVRNRLEQKVLSILSLAAKLATEAGRAKDAAQFYQRSLSIDPLSEADWDGLARALDNVGDPRARLAVRREAWWMSELD
- the rpsR gene encoding 30S ribosomal protein S18, with amino-acid sequence MTQTERKPRGKGPKRPRKPKVDPFAIGELEITDYKDVKMLRRFVSDTGKILPRRRTGLSTKHQRRIAQTIKIARQLALMPYTEKLVRK